A single window of Paenibacillus sp. FSL H8-0537 DNA harbors:
- the spoIID gene encoding stage II sporulation protein D — translation MRRGRIERRVSEALQRLKSSRWVHVFSIGLLLGITVALMKVSLGGIPDRIPATLANAQPEGAAGMAFEPPGTGSGSGANKVEAGSAVIAQQMGGLLPKTTGALNGLIVRTYMMKEQRMESLPLEEYVRGVIAAEMPADFELEALKAQAIAARTYIVRRLASGDDSGVENVEADVTDTIAHQAYLPLAQLKQHWQGAKQTANMKKLNEAVKQTEGLIVTYNGEPIQAAFFSTSSGYTENSEDYWSSGIPYLRSVASPWDIELSPRYKESVELTLAQFYEKLGLQEESRVQPSIRVLAATAGKSISKIEIAGTVFTGREVRERLGLASAAFTWKMNDRAITITTYGYGHGVGMSQWGANGMAKLGYSAKDILTYYYTGALVEQASKFSGTLLGRS, via the coding sequence ATGAGACGAGGGAGAATCGAACGCAGAGTGTCAGAAGCGCTGCAACGCTTGAAGAGCAGCCGCTGGGTGCATGTTTTTTCAATAGGTCTATTGCTTGGCATTACCGTAGCTTTAATGAAAGTTTCCCTTGGAGGCATACCTGATCGCATACCCGCGACTCTAGCGAATGCCCAGCCGGAAGGGGCAGCGGGGATGGCTTTTGAGCCACCTGGCACGGGCAGCGGCAGCGGGGCGAATAAAGTCGAAGCGGGCAGCGCCGTTATCGCCCAGCAAATGGGCGGGCTATTGCCTAAAACGACAGGAGCGCTGAACGGGCTCATCGTACGCACCTATATGATGAAGGAACAGCGCATGGAAAGCTTGCCGCTGGAGGAGTATGTGCGCGGCGTTATCGCAGCGGAAATGCCGGCCGATTTTGAGCTGGAGGCGCTCAAGGCGCAGGCGATAGCTGCACGCACCTATATCGTACGCCGCCTCGCTTCTGGTGATGACAGCGGCGTGGAGAATGTAGAGGCAGACGTAACGGACACGATTGCCCATCAGGCCTATTTGCCGCTCGCGCAGCTGAAGCAGCATTGGCAAGGAGCCAAGCAGACAGCTAATATGAAAAAGCTGAATGAAGCGGTGAAGCAGACGGAGGGACTAATCGTCACGTATAATGGCGAGCCGATCCAGGCTGCTTTTTTCTCCACAAGCAGTGGGTATACGGAAAATTCCGAAGACTATTGGTCTAGTGGGATTCCTTATTTGCGCAGCGTCGCGAGTCCATGGGACATCGAGCTGTCACCGCGATACAAAGAAAGCGTGGAGCTGACGCTGGCGCAATTTTATGAGAAGCTTGGCCTTCAGGAGGAGAGCAGGGTTCAGCCCTCCATTCGGGTATTAGCTGCAACGGCAGGAAAAAGCATCAGCAAAATCGAAATCGCCGGAACGGTATTCACTGGCCGCGAGGTGCGCGAACGATTGGGACTAGCCTCAGCCGCCTTTACATGGAAAATGAACGATAGGGCCATTACTATTACAACTTATGGGTATGGACATGGCGTGGGCATGAGCCAATGGGGAGCGAACGGCATGGCAAAGCTAGGCTATTCGGCGAAAGATATATTAACCTACTATTATACGGGTGCGTTGGTAGAGCAGGCTTCAAAGTTCTCGGGAACGCTGCTTGGTCGCTCCTAG
- a CDS encoding ABC transporter permease produces MKLTQGFRMAIKSVLSSKLRTALSMLGILIGVATVIALVGMGQGSTKQVEEQVASLGTNSLSVTITGRGTATSLSLDDAMALADIPNVEGVSPTVSGSATVKYGKNSTSVTVEGITPDYEQVSDFSVQSGRYIASMDVKNTQKVALIGVDTATELFEEEDPVGKTIQVNGSRFTIVGLLEAKGSTLTGSNDEKMVIPITTGQKLFDSVGVRTVALKVTDLDLMDITVAALEAKLLEKFRGDDSSYRVFNQQDAVETLNSVNETMNTMLLYVAAITLLVGGIGVMNIMLVSVTERTREIGIRKSLGAKRRDILFQFLVEAVVISGMGGALGIGFGYLGSYVIGVVNGTDTSVPFNTVILSFAFSAFVGIVFGIFPANKASRLKPVDALRHD; encoded by the coding sequence ATGAAGCTGACGCAGGGGTTCAGGATGGCGATCAAGAGCGTCTTGTCAAGCAAGCTTAGAACGGCCCTCTCGATGCTTGGCATACTGATCGGAGTAGCGACGGTTATTGCGCTGGTTGGGATGGGACAAGGCTCGACGAAGCAGGTGGAGGAGCAGGTAGCTAGTCTGGGCACCAATTCCTTGTCGGTTACGATAACGGGCCGTGGAACAGCAACCTCCCTTTCACTCGACGATGCGATGGCTCTGGCTGATATTCCAAATGTGGAAGGCGTATCTCCAACGGTCAGCGGCAGTGCAACAGTGAAGTATGGGAAAAATAGTACGAGTGTCACGGTAGAGGGCATTACGCCGGACTACGAGCAGGTAAGTGATTTTAGCGTGCAGTCCGGCAGATATATCGCCTCGATGGATGTGAAAAATACCCAGAAGGTCGCATTAATCGGAGTCGATACGGCAACGGAGCTGTTTGAAGAAGAGGACCCGGTTGGCAAAACGATTCAAGTAAACGGCAGCCGTTTTACAATCGTCGGACTTTTGGAGGCGAAGGGCAGCACGCTCACCGGCTCCAACGATGAAAAAATGGTTATTCCGATTACGACGGGGCAAAAGCTTTTTGATAGTGTCGGTGTGCGTACAGTCGCTCTCAAGGTGACCGATCTTGACCTGATGGATATAACAGTTGCAGCGCTCGAAGCAAAGCTGCTGGAAAAATTCAGGGGTGATGACAGCAGCTACCGGGTGTTCAACCAGCAGGATGCGGTAGAGACGCTTAATTCGGTAAATGAGACGATGAACACGATGCTGCTTTATGTGGCGGCTATTACGCTGCTCGTAGGAGGCATCGGGGTTATGAATATTATGCTGGTGTCCGTTACAGAGCGGACGCGGGAAATTGGCATTCGCAAGTCGCTGGGCGCAAAGCGCAGAGATATTTTGTTCCAGTTTCTTGTAGAGGCTGTTGTCATTAGCGGCATGGGCGGCGCACTTGGCATTGGGTTCGGTTATTTGGGCTCCTATGTCATTGGGGTGGTGAATGGGACGGATACTTCCGTTCCGTTTAATACGGTCATTTTGTCGTTTGCCTTCTCTGCTTTTGTCGGAATCGTGTTCGGCATTTTCCCGGCCAATAAAGCTTCGAGGCTGAAGCCAGTCGACGCGCTGCGCCACGATTAG
- a CDS encoding ABC transporter ATP-binding protein — MTSKSSSILIDINHLVKNYVMGRETVTILKGVSFQVEKGDFVAIVGPSGSGKSTMMNVIGCLDTPTDGSYKLDGIEVRGMSENKLADIRNKKIGFIFQGFHLLPRLTALENCELPLIYRGLPAKQRRAMAMKALEQVGLGERVHHRPSELSGGQQQRVAIARALATNPPILLADEPTGALDMKTGQEVLQLMEDLNQQGHTIVLITHDMEVAHRASRTVIMRDGVLTEERRDRDEADAGVQDGDQERLVKQA; from the coding sequence ATGACCAGCAAAAGCAGCAGCATTTTAATCGACATTAACCATCTCGTTAAAAATTATGTGATGGGTCGGGAAACGGTGACGATTCTTAAAGGCGTATCCTTTCAGGTGGAGAAAGGCGATTTTGTCGCCATTGTCGGGCCTTCCGGCTCGGGAAAATCAACGATGATGAATGTCATCGGCTGTCTGGATACGCCGACCGATGGCAGCTACAAGCTGGACGGCATTGAAGTAAGAGGCATGAGTGAGAATAAGCTGGCGGATATTCGCAACAAGAAGATCGGGTTTATTTTTCAAGGCTTTCACCTGCTGCCACGGCTTACCGCGCTTGAAAATTGCGAGCTGCCGCTCATTTATCGTGGATTGCCTGCCAAGCAGCGCAGAGCTATGGCGATGAAGGCGCTGGAGCAGGTTGGGCTTGGAGAGCGGGTGCATCACCGTCCGAGTGAGCTGTCGGGTGGGCAGCAGCAGCGGGTTGCCATCGCCCGGGCGCTGGCGACAAACCCGCCTATTTTGCTGGCGGATGAGCCGACCGGAGCGCTCGATATGAAGACGGGGCAGGAAGTGCTGCAGCTTATGGAAGACTTGAATCAGCAGGGCCACACGATTGTGCTGATTACGCATGATATGGAGGTCGCTCATCGGGCAAGCCGGACGGTTATTATGCGGGACGGCGTGCTGACCGAGGAAAGGAGGGACCGGGATGAAGCTGACGCAGGGGTTCAGGATGGCGATCAAGAGCGTCTTGTCAAGCAAGCTTAG
- a CDS encoding efflux RND transporter periplasmic adaptor subunit: MKKWKLWLGIILVVGAAGGGGAYYYLKMGQPATVQAATSQTVKATRGNIELKISATGSVEANSRETVTSGVSGTIAKLNFKVGDKVKAGQVLATFESEKDYDSQIEQTELSIKKQQVQMEQYQTKYKEAAGTEDELATQQSIKTDMEMLALEIKQNQDSLSTMREDQLEVTEVVATIDGEVTESEVSVGDEVVANTVIASIVNYDLLDFVVQVDELDIPSVKTGQVVQVYLSALTDKTIEGKVASLAREGTASNGVSAYEVTIALDTIAGVMTGMSGEADIILESKNDVVVVPVDAVIARGGKSFVRVPTSTQGAAGGQGASGAQGNSGAQGQGAPGAQGAQGASGMQGAAGVQGANGAQGAAGTNGTAQGATGMQRGGVQMEGQLVEVEAGISDETYVEIISGLNEGDSVLIPTPQGTVGMTTTTTQQNQATMGGGMMPGGFGGGTGGGFGGGGGGFTGGGAGGGRP; this comes from the coding sequence ATGAAAAAGTGGAAGCTATGGCTTGGTATTATCCTTGTAGTAGGCGCGGCCGGGGGAGGCGGTGCCTATTATTATTTGAAGATGGGGCAGCCGGCGACGGTGCAGGCGGCAACCTCGCAAACGGTGAAAGCGACGCGGGGCAATATTGAGCTGAAAATAAGCGCGACAGGCAGTGTAGAAGCCAACTCTCGCGAAACCGTAACGTCCGGCGTATCCGGTACGATTGCAAAGCTGAACTTCAAAGTCGGCGATAAAGTGAAGGCAGGCCAAGTGCTGGCAACGTTTGAATCCGAGAAGGACTACGATAGCCAGATTGAGCAGACGGAGCTTTCCATTAAGAAGCAGCAGGTGCAGATGGAGCAATATCAGACCAAATATAAGGAAGCTGCGGGCACGGAGGATGAACTGGCGACCCAGCAAAGCATCAAAACGGATATGGAAATGCTGGCGCTGGAAATCAAGCAAAACCAAGACAGCCTGAGCACCATGAGGGAAGATCAACTAGAGGTGACGGAGGTTGTGGCGACGATTGATGGCGAGGTGACGGAAAGCGAGGTTTCCGTTGGAGACGAGGTTGTAGCGAATACGGTTATTGCGTCTATCGTCAATTATGATTTGCTTGATTTTGTCGTGCAGGTCGATGAGCTGGACATTCCGTCGGTCAAAACAGGCCAAGTGGTGCAAGTATATTTGAGCGCGCTGACGGACAAGACGATCGAAGGCAAAGTAGCCAGCCTGGCTCGTGAGGGTACGGCATCGAATGGCGTATCTGCCTATGAGGTGACGATTGCGCTTGATACGATTGCTGGCGTGATGACGGGCATGTCGGGGGAAGCGGACATTATTCTGGAGTCCAAAAATGATGTCGTCGTTGTACCGGTAGACGCAGTTATTGCACGTGGCGGCAAATCCTTCGTTCGCGTGCCAACGAGCACGCAGGGTGCGGCAGGCGGGCAAGGTGCGAGCGGGGCACAAGGTAATTCGGGCGCACAAGGACAAGGTGCACCGGGCGCTCAGGGCGCTCAAGGCGCGAGCGGGATGCAAGGCGCAGCGGGTGTTCAAGGTGCGAATGGTGCACAAGGAGCAGCAGGTACGAACGGTACAGCGCAAGGTGCGACAGGCATGCAGCGCGGCGGCGTTCAGATGGAAGGGCAGCTAGTGGAAGTGGAAGCGGGAATCAGCGATGAGACGTATGTGGAAATTATTTCAGGGCTGAATGAAGGCGACTCGGTGCTTATCCCAACACCGCAGGGTACAGTTGGCATGACGACAACGACGACACAGCAAAATCAAGCGACTATGGGAGGCGGCATGATGCCAGGTGGCTTCGGCGGCGGAACAGGTGGTGGATTCGGCGGAGGTGGCGGCGGATTTACTGGCGGCGGAGCAGGCGGTGGGCGCCCATGA
- a CDS encoding glycoside hydrolase family 32 protein — protein sequence MLYTLENAEQFVAERKHLLCPQYRLGYHLMAEFGWMNDPNGFIFHNGHYHLFYQYYPYQPAWGPMHWGHAISRDLVTWEYAPAALAPDQPYDSGGCFSGSAIVHEGKLHLMYTGHVVTGPNGDTDYYQTQNIAVSGDGVTFAKLASNPVLGLEQIPAGTSRKDFRDPKVFVRDGFYYTVIGSNDGAGHGLILLYRSQNLVNWAFVGEMARSDGQMGDNWECPDLFELDGYDVLIMSPQRMPAQGDHYRNLHSTTYMVGKLNTETGSFSYDGYDPVDFGFDFYAPQTALDPQGRRIVIGWMETWEQEIPTQLGHYWAGAMTLPREAVLRSSDRKLLFQPLEELNAYRRDSFELSGLELAGEQLLAAQGECYELEVVLRTGSAREFGLKLRTNGAGEETVLAYDAEEGLFRFNRDRSGIGQGGERRTDIALAEGGDLSLRIFVDQSSVEVFLQGGEKVMTGRIYPGEASTGIAAFALGGTSTLVSLKKWNIERQL from the coding sequence ATGTTATACACGCTTGAAAATGCGGAGCAGTTTGTGGCGGAAAGAAAGCATCTGCTGTGCCCGCAGTACCGTCTTGGCTATCATTTGATGGCGGAATTCGGCTGGATGAACGACCCTAACGGTTTTATTTTTCATAATGGGCATTATCATTTGTTTTATCAATATTATCCGTATCAGCCGGCATGGGGGCCGATGCATTGGGGCCATGCGATTAGCCGTGATTTGGTTACTTGGGAGTATGCGCCTGCTGCGCTCGCGCCGGACCAGCCTTATGACAGCGGCGGCTGCTTCTCCGGAAGCGCGATCGTTCATGAGGGCAAGCTTCATCTCATGTATACGGGGCATGTGGTGACAGGGCCAAATGGGGATACGGACTATTATCAGACGCAAAATATTGCGGTATCAGGCGATGGTGTGACATTTGCCAAGCTGGCGAGCAATCCGGTGCTCGGGCTGGAGCAGATTCCGGCTGGAACGAGCCGCAAAGATTTTCGCGATCCGAAGGTGTTTGTTCGGGATGGCTTCTATTATACAGTCATTGGCTCGAATGACGGCGCTGGGCACGGCCTGATTTTGCTTTACCGTTCACAAAACCTCGTGAATTGGGCCTTTGTTGGCGAGATGGCGCGCAGCGACGGACAAATGGGCGACAATTGGGAATGCCCCGATTTGTTTGAGCTTGATGGTTATGATGTGCTGATAATGTCGCCGCAGCGAATGCCAGCTCAAGGTGACCATTATCGCAATCTGCATTCGACCACTTATATGGTAGGAAAATTAAATACGGAGACAGGCTCGTTCTCGTATGACGGCTATGACCCTGTTGATTTCGGCTTTGATTTTTATGCGCCGCAAACGGCATTAGATCCACAAGGCCGGCGCATTGTCATCGGCTGGATGGAAACGTGGGAGCAAGAAATTCCGACCCAGCTCGGACATTATTGGGCCGGGGCGATGACGCTGCCACGTGAAGCTGTGCTGCGCAGCAGCGACAGGAAGCTGCTGTTTCAGCCGCTGGAAGAGCTGAATGCGTATCGCCGCGATAGCTTTGAGCTGAGCGGGCTGGAGCTTGCAGGCGAGCAGCTGCTTGCTGCCCAGGGCGAATGCTATGAGCTTGAAGTAGTGCTTCGTACCGGCAGTGCTCGCGAGTTCGGTTTGAAGCTGCGGACGAATGGGGCGGGAGAAGAGACGGTGTTGGCTTATGATGCGGAGGAAGGGCTATTCCGCTTCAATCGGGATCGCTCCGGAATCGGGCAGGGCGGCGAAAGAAGGACGGACATTGCACTGGCAGAAGGCGGCGATCTTTCGCTGCGGATTTTCGTCGATCAATCGTCCGTTGAGGTATTTCTCCAAGGCGGGGAAAAAGTGATGACCGGGCGTATTTACCCAGGCGAAGCCTCAACAGGCATTGCAGCCTTTGCCTTGGGCGGAACTAGTACACTCGTTTCATTGAAAAAATGGAATATCGAGCGCCAGCTTTAA
- a CDS encoding carbohydrate ABC transporter permease, which produces MKRLKASMEWSKFIVLLVGLVAFVFPFILLIVNSFKENKAITASPLSLPGSFNLANYESAFTKMNYVSAFSNTVIITVLSVLLISVLAAMTAHFFVRNQSKFNQYTFFLMVAAMIIPFQAIMIPLVKVYGNLHLLDNKWSLIYMYLGFGSPLAVFIYHGFVKSIPAELEEAAMIDGCTRTQTFFRIVFPVLAPTSVTIAILNVLWIWNDFLLPSLVLTSSEQRTLPLSTFYFYGTYTVDYGPLMAGLLLTILPILIVYLFAQKFIIQGVMQGSIK; this is translated from the coding sequence ATGAAACGTTTGAAAGCCTCTATGGAATGGAGCAAGTTTATTGTTTTGCTGGTTGGCCTGGTGGCCTTCGTCTTTCCATTTATTTTGCTAATCGTCAATTCCTTCAAGGAAAATAAAGCGATCACCGCTTCGCCGCTTTCTCTGCCAGGCAGCTTCAATCTGGCTAACTATGAGTCAGCGTTTACGAAAATGAATTATGTATCCGCATTTTCCAATACGGTTATTATTACGGTGCTGAGCGTTCTGCTCATCTCGGTGCTTGCGGCCATGACTGCCCATTTCTTTGTGAGAAATCAAAGCAAATTTAATCAATATACGTTTTTCCTGATGGTAGCGGCGATGATTATCCCATTCCAGGCGATTATGATTCCGCTCGTAAAGGTGTATGGAAATCTGCATTTGCTGGATAACAAATGGTCGCTGATTTATATGTATCTCGGCTTCGGAAGTCCGCTTGCGGTATTCATTTATCATGGTTTTGTGAAAAGCATTCCGGCAGAGCTTGAGGAGGCCGCAATGATTGATGGCTGTACGCGGACACAGACGTTTTTCCGCATTGTGTTCCCGGTACTTGCGCCAACGTCGGTGACGATTGCGATTTTGAATGTACTGTGGATTTGGAATGATTTTCTGCTTCCATCGCTTGTGCTGACTTCGTCAGAGCAGCGTACGCTGCCGCTCTCGACCTTTTACTTCTATGGAACCTATACCGTCGATTACGGGCCGCTGATGGCTGGCCTGCTGCTGACTATTTTGCCGATACTCATCGTCTATTTGTTCGCACAAAAATTTATTATTCAAGGCGTCATGCAAGGCTCCATTAAATAA
- a CDS encoding sugar ABC transporter permease, translating into MISEKGLWSRLRLRLLFTGPTLFAFATVMIVPFLYGIYLTFTNWDGISTTSTMVGFENYAYVLKDAVFWKSFYLTLKYVIISVALVNVVAFLLAYFLSSGLKGQSFFRAGFFIPNLVGGIVLGFVWQFIFSNVLVSIGQKTGIAVFGTSWLADPDKAFFALIIVTVWQYAGYMMVIYVAGLMNVPKDIMEAASIDGATAFRKLRTMILPLMVPSFIVCVFLSLQRTFMVYDLNLTLTKGGPFKSTEMVSMHVYEKAFLSRDYGVGQAEALVLFLLVAGITLLQVYFSKKLEVEA; encoded by the coding sequence ATGATATCGGAAAAAGGACTTTGGAGCCGTCTTCGGCTTAGGCTGTTGTTCACCGGGCCTACCCTGTTTGCTTTTGCCACCGTAATGATTGTGCCGTTTTTGTACGGCATTTATTTAACCTTTACGAATTGGGATGGCATTTCCACGACGAGTACAATGGTTGGCTTTGAAAACTATGCGTATGTGTTGAAAGATGCGGTATTCTGGAAGTCATTTTATTTAACGCTCAAATATGTGATTATTAGTGTGGCGCTCGTCAATGTGGTAGCCTTTTTGCTGGCGTATTTTTTATCAAGCGGCTTGAAGGGCCAAAGCTTTTTCCGGGCTGGATTTTTCATTCCAAATTTGGTCGGCGGCATTGTGCTTGGATTCGTATGGCAGTTTATTTTCTCTAACGTTCTCGTATCCATTGGACAAAAAACAGGAATTGCCGTATTCGGTACCTCTTGGCTTGCTGATCCGGATAAAGCGTTTTTCGCGCTTATTATTGTCACAGTATGGCAATATGCCGGATATATGATGGTCATATACGTAGCGGGCTTGATGAATGTGCCGAAGGATATTATGGAGGCGGCCAGCATTGACGGGGCAACGGCATTCCGCAAGCTGCGGACGATGATTTTGCCGCTTATGGTGCCATCGTTTATCGTATGTGTATTTTTATCGCTGCAGCGCACGTTTATGGTTTACGATTTGAACCTGACGCTGACGAAGGGCGGACCGTTCAAAAGCACGGAAATGGTCTCCATGCATGTGTATGAGAAAGCGTTCCTCTCAAGAGATTATGGGGTAGGGCAGGCGGAAGCGCTTGTACTGTTCCTGCTCGTAGCGGGCATTACGTTATTGCAAGTGTATTTCAGCAAGAAGCTGGAGGTGGAGGCCTAA